One window of the Hemitrygon akajei chromosome 5, sHemAka1.3, whole genome shotgun sequence genome contains the following:
- the tmco3 gene encoding transmembrane and coiled-coil domain-containing protein 3 isoform X3: protein MKQIKFEIIWIVFALAYLCSVQAAEHIDMAKHVIKLHRGRGAAVTKGKLWIMDNCKRLSGMLHQKNVVINKMKKAIETVEKDSRLSVEEKIFQIHTFETFQKELNESEKSVFQAVRGLERVLQGDYKDIVNMKESSKQRLEALREAAIKEEKEYVELLAAEKHQAEVLKNTQHANKSLSILDEILEDVRKAADRLEEEIDDHVFDNNKLIHGGNFEAVIRVEEVEEDHKQNTSMHEVHDGLGLSMLIDSQNNQYILTKPRDSTIPRADIHFIKDIISIVVLSLPCAWICTLMGLPTMFGYIICGVLLGPSGLNQIKSIVQVETLGEFGVFFTLFFVGLEFSPDKLRKVWKVSLQGTNYVTVLMVAFGLFWGYLLRIRPTQSIFISTCLSLSSTPLVSRFLALGAREEKEGDADYSSILLGMLVMQDVQLSLFIAVMPMLIQAGNSTANSLILELLRIFALIGQVLFSLAAILLMSLVIKTYLIGPFYRKLHTEGN from the exons ATGAAGCAGATTAAATTTGAAATCATCTGGATTGTGTTTGCATTAGCTTACTTGTGTTCAGTGCAAGCTGCAGAACACATAGATATGGCCAAACATGTGATCAAATTGCACAGAGGGAGAGGGGCTGCAGTCACTAAAGGGAAGCTCTGGATTATGGACAATTGTAAGAGGCTGTCTGGAATGCTTCACCAAAAGAATGTAGTGATCAACAAAATGAAGAAAGCAATTGAAACAGTAGAGAAGGATTCCAGACTGTCTGTAGAAGAAAAGATCTTCCAGATTCACACCTTTGAGACTTTTCAAAAAGAGTTGAATGAAAGTGAGAAATCAGTGTTCCAGGCTGTCCGTGGGCTTGAGAGAGTTCTTCAGGGGGACTACAAAGATATAGTAAACATGAAAGAAAGCAGCAAACAACGCCTTGAAGCCTTAAGAGAAGCTGCTATAAAG GAAGAAAAAGAATATGTTGAGTTATTGGCTGCCGAGAAACACCAAGCCGAGGTGCTTAAAAATACTCAGCATGCAAATAAAAGCTTATCAATCCTTGATGAAATTCTCGAGGATGTGAGGAAGGCTGCTGATCGTTTGGAGGAGGAGATTGACGATCATGTCTTTGACAACAACAAACTG ATACACGGTGGAAATTTTGAAGCAGTCATCAGGGTTGAAGAGGTTGAAGAAGACCATAAACAGAACACTTCCATGCATGAGGTGCATGATGGTTTGGGGTTGAGCATGCTCATTGACTCTCAGAACAACCAGTATATACTGACAAAACCAAGGGACTCAACCATCCCCAGAGCTGATATCCATTTTATAAAG GATATAATATCCATTGTAGTATTATCTCTGCCATGTGCCTGGATTTGTACTCTGATGGGGCTTCCTACGATGTTTGGTTATATCATTTGTGGAGTGCTGTTGGGTCCTTCAGGACTAAACCAGATCAAG TCTATTGTGCAAGTGGAGACTCTTggtgaatttggagtatttttcACTTTGTTTTTCGTTGGTCTCGAGTTTTCTCCTGATAAACTCAGAAAG GTCTGGAAGGTTTCCTTGCAAGGTACTAATTACGTGACAGTCCTGATGGTTGCATTTGGATTATTCTGGGGCTATCTGTTGAGAATTAGGCCAACACAAAGTATATTTATTTCTACATGTTTGTCTCTATCAAGTACTCCTTTGGTGTCCAGATTCCTTGCTCTTGGTGCCAGAGAAGAGAAAGAAG GGGATGCGGATTATAGCAGCATATTGCTTGGAATGCTGGTGATGCAGGATGTTCAGCTGAGTTTATTCATTGCCGTGATGCCCATGCTGATTCAAGCAGGCAATAGCACTGCTAACAG TTTAATATTAGAGCTGCTGAGGATTTTCGCTCTTATTGGTCAAGTTCTGTTTTCGTTGGCTGCAATTCTTTTGATGTCTCTTGTGATAAAGACTTATCTCATTGGACCGTTTTACAGAAAACTACACACTGAGG GTAACTGA